From the Deltaproteobacteria bacterium genome, one window contains:
- the sbmA gene encoding peptide antibiotic transporter SbmA — MFSSFFPEPRVLWLAATSWAVAALLVWNLIAYGWGDATGLGRLWPYLYVFLVHAAFVVFWLRYQPHKWARWSVGGGGVIIFATWFQVQLDVMINDWVGVFYNSIQKALAEPGSVSASGYFDLLSRFFIIAGVYIITAMLTNFFTRHYVFRWRTAINDRYVALWPQVRGIEGASQRVQEDAMRFALILESLGSRFIDAVMTLVAFLPILLGLSVHVKEVSLVGEVAHALFWVALGWSAFGTGLLLLAGIRLPGLEFRNQRVEAAFRKELVLGEDDEDRGQPPALTEVFENVRRNYYRLYLNYAYFDVVRYSYLQAGVLVPFVVLGPSILSAGFTWGVLQQILRAFRRVQESFQFLVHSWTTIIELMSIYKRLAAFERAITGDRQAAIEFETAPRTPTG; from the coding sequence ATGTTCTCTAGCTTTTTCCCGGAACCAAGAGTGCTTTGGCTCGCTGCGACATCGTGGGCGGTCGCGGCATTGCTTGTTTGGAACTTGATCGCCTACGGCTGGGGGGATGCGACGGGCCTTGGCCGACTGTGGCCCTACCTGTACGTCTTTCTCGTACACGCCGCGTTCGTCGTCTTCTGGCTCCGATACCAGCCGCATAAATGGGCTCGCTGGTCCGTAGGGGGTGGCGGGGTCATCATCTTTGCGACGTGGTTCCAGGTGCAACTGGATGTCATGATCAACGACTGGGTAGGCGTCTTCTATAACAGCATCCAGAAGGCGCTGGCGGAACCCGGCTCGGTCAGCGCTTCAGGCTACTTTGATCTCCTGTCTAGGTTTTTCATCATCGCGGGAGTCTACATCATCACTGCGATGCTGACCAATTTCTTCACCAGGCACTATGTCTTCAGGTGGCGGACGGCCATAAACGACAGATACGTGGCGCTGTGGCCGCAGGTTCGTGGCATCGAGGGGGCGTCGCAACGCGTGCAGGAAGACGCCATGCGGTTTGCGCTCATTCTTGAATCCTTGGGATCGCGTTTCATCGACGCCGTGATGACCCTCGTTGCGTTCCTTCCAATCCTTCTCGGACTCTCGGTGCACGTCAAGGAAGTCTCTCTGGTCGGTGAAGTGGCGCATGCCCTGTTTTGGGTCGCGTTGGGGTGGTCAGCCTTCGGCACGGGGCTCCTGTTGCTGGCCGGGATCCGGCTGCCGGGGCTCGAATTTCGAAACCAAAGGGTCGAGGCGGCCTTTCGCAAGGAGCTGGTCCTCGGTGAAGACGACGAGGACAGGGGGCAACCTCCTGCGCTGACGGAAGTGTTCGAGAACGTGCGTCGAAACTACTATCGCCTCTACCTGAATTACGCGTACTTCGACGTCGTTCGATACAGCTACCTCCAGGCGGGTGTGTTGGTGCCGTTCGTCGTCCTCGGCCCAAGCATCCTGTCTGCGGGGTTCACTTGGGGTGTGTTGCAGCAAATCCTGCGTGCGTTTCGCCGGGTCCAGGAGTCCTTTCAGTTTCTGGTTCATTCCTGGACGACCATCATTGAGCTGATGTCAATTTACAAGCGGCTAGCCGCCTTCGAGAGAGCGATCACAGGTGATAGGCAGGCCGCCATCGAATTCGAAACCGCACCTCGAACGCCGACAGGGTAG
- the ccmA gene encoding heme ABC exporter ATP-binding protein CcmA codes for MSKVYGFLWALRDVRLEIGAGEWVGILGPNGAGKTTLLRVLAALAYPTAGAVELFGEKLSYGNSPLRRSIGFLASGAHLYDSLTVSENLRFFVSLYRNDVAADHRAMVLNEVGLHEKRDEYVSALSLGMRCRLAIAKWRLVRPRLLLVDEPYGSLDPSGVDVLNRFLESTCAAGGIVVLATHDVPRLLERCTRAVMLHRGRIVFDEPRRDPWHSFHSAFDALLSQDSGGPR; via the coding sequence TTTACGGCTTTCTCTGGGCGCTCCGGGACGTGCGCCTGGAGATCGGCGCCGGCGAATGGGTGGGGATCCTGGGCCCCAACGGCGCCGGCAAGACGACGTTGCTCCGAGTGCTCGCCGCCCTCGCCTACCCCACGGCCGGCGCCGTGGAGTTGTTCGGGGAAAAGCTCTCCTACGGGAATTCGCCGTTGCGCCGCTCCATCGGGTTTCTGGCCTCGGGCGCCCACCTCTACGACAGCCTCACGGTGAGCGAGAACCTGCGTTTCTTCGTCTCCCTCTACCGCAACGATGTCGCCGCCGACCATCGGGCCATGGTGCTGAACGAGGTGGGCCTGCACGAGAAGCGGGACGAATACGTCTCGGCCCTGTCCCTGGGCATGCGCTGCCGCCTCGCCATCGCCAAGTGGAGGCTGGTGCGGCCCCGGCTGCTGCTGGTGGACGAGCCCTACGGGTCGCTGGACCCCTCCGGGGTGGATGTGCTCAACCGCTTCCTCGAATCCACCTGCGCGGCGGGCGGCATCGTGGTGCTGGCCACCCATGACGTGCCGCGCCTTCTCGAGCGCTGCACCCGGGCGGTGATGCTCCACCGGGGACGGATCGTCTTCGACGAACCCAGGCGGGACCCGTGGCACAGCTTCCACAGCGCCTTCGACGCGCTGCTGTCGCAAGACTCCGGCGGCCCCCGTTGA
- a CDS encoding heme exporter protein CcmB: MTGALGQIYWLLWKDLVLEARRRDNLLSMFFFGLSLLFLFSFAFEISSENVSRMAPGLLWLAFMFSGTLALNQLFQGDRENDCLDALLLAPLDRGAYYLAKVFFNFSLMFLLELCILPLFGILFRLDFWHLLPNVLLYTLLGTLGFSVVGVLFAAVTLRARARALLLPVLLFPLMIPVILGTVRTLQIILGAGTAAELVPWFRLLVGFDLIFITAGFLLLEWVLDG, encoded by the coding sequence TTGACCGGCGCGCTCGGACAGATCTACTGGCTCCTGTGGAAGGACCTCGTGCTGGAGGCGCGCCGCCGCGACAACCTGTTGTCGATGTTCTTCTTCGGCCTCTCGCTGCTCTTCCTCTTCTCCTTCGCCTTCGAGATCTCCAGCGAGAACGTATCGCGCATGGCGCCTGGACTCCTGTGGCTGGCATTCATGTTCAGCGGCACGTTGGCCTTGAATCAACTCTTTCAGGGAGACCGCGAGAACGACTGCCTCGACGCGCTGTTGCTCGCGCCCCTGGACCGGGGCGCCTACTACCTGGCCAAGGTTTTCTTCAACTTCTCCCTCATGTTTCTGTTGGAACTGTGCATTCTGCCGCTCTTCGGCATCCTGTTTCGGCTGGACTTCTGGCATCTCCTGCCGAATGTGCTGCTCTACACCCTGCTGGGGACGCTGGGCTTCTCGGTGGTGGGGGTCCTGTTCGCCGCCGTGACGTTGCGGGCGCGCGCCCGGGCGCTGCTGCTGCCGGTGTTGCTCTTCCCGCTGATGATCCCGGTGATCCTCGGCACCGTGCGCACGCTTCAGATCATCCTCGGCGCGGGCACGGCCGCGGAACTGGTGCCTTGGTTCCGGCTCCTGGTCGGCTTCGACCTCATCTTCATCACCGCCGGCTTCCTGCTGCTGGAATGGGTGCTGGACGGCTGA